The Daucus carota subsp. sativus chromosome 7, DH1 v3.0, whole genome shotgun sequence genome window below encodes:
- the LOC108193249 gene encoding probable transcription factor At1g11510: MVPKRQPHDLPPPIHSSESESEDSSSSDDSDSEPQQLTQPRPQEPHQDSQESSGSDADSGSDAESDSSSDKAQMPPSVVSPQPKKPTSTPAQLKANGKRPAEVEQGDKVSKSKKSKNVEKVDKGSKSVGKVDKGPEKSKLSNGEGSEDKKTALFARLFSEKDEIVLLEGMIDYREKKGADPSLDIVAFHESIEDMLSCSATKNQIVDKIRRLRKKFVNNLKRGQNGGDPVISRPHEYKSFELSKKIWGSEVQGSEVDGDSKGRNGRKRNKKDDSKKVDNGGSKTPLRVVRKESDIDEEVMHRNEVETEDCWSLYPFLCASIESEAIKNFKGPMSPKEYVKKVVSRLEKEKATELEHEWNDYIMMEQQVYVKRVTTISKQAEVAMKVMKP; encoded by the coding sequence ATGGTACCAAAGCGGCAACCTCACGATCTCCCCCCTCCAATTCACTCATCTGAGAGTGAATCTGAAGACTCAAGCAGCAGTGATGACTCTGATTCAGAGCCCCAACAGCTCACTCAACCGAGACCTCAAGAGCCCCATCAAGATTCTCAGGAATCATCTGGTTCTGACGCTGATTCTGGCTCAGATGCTGAATCTGATTCTAGTTCTGACAAGGCCCAGATGCCCCCTTCTGTTGTATCGCCTCAACCCAAGAAACCCACTTCGACGCCGGCCCAATTGAAGGCCAATGGCAAGCGCCCAGCTGAGGTGGAGCAAGGCGATAAGGTTTCGAAGAGCAAGAAGAGTAAGAATGTTGAGAAAGTCGATAAGGGCTCCAAGAGTGTTGGGAAGGTGGATAAGGGTCCGGAGAAGAGTAAATTGAGTAATGGGGAGGGCAGTGAGGATAAAAAGACGGCTCTTTTTGCGAGGTTGTTTTCGGAGAAAGATGAGATTGTGTTGCTGGAAGGGATGATTGATTATAGGGAAAAGAAAGGGGCTGATCCGAGTTTGGATATTGTGGCGTTTCATGAGTCGATTGAGGATATGTTGTCTTGTAGTGCTACAAAGAATCAGATTGTGGATAAGATTAGGAGGTTAAGGAAGAAGTTTGTGAATAATTTGAAGAGAGGGCAGAATGGGGGAGATCCGGTTATTTCGAGGCCTCATGAGTATAAGTCGTTTGAGCTTTCGAAGAAGATTTGGGGAAGTGAGGTTCAAGGGAGTGAAGTGGACGGTGATAGTAAGGGGAGGAATGGCAGAAAAAGGAATAAGAAGGATGATAGTAAGAAGGTTGATAATGGGGGTAGTAAAACTCCATTGAGGGTGGTCCGGAAGGAGAGTGACATTGATGAGGAAGTTATGCACAGAAATGAGGTAGAGACAGAGGATTGTTGGTCATTGTATCCGTTCCTGTGCGCTTCGATTGAATCAGAGGCAATCAAGAATTTTAAAGGGCCAATGAGCCCAAAGGAGTACGTGAAGAAGGTAGTCAGTAGGCTTGAGAAGGAGAAGGCCACTGAACTAGAGCACGAATGGAATGATTATATTATGATGGAGCAACAGGTGTATGTCAAGAGGGTAACAACGATCTCTAAACAAGCTGAAGTTGCGATGAAAGTGATGAAACCTTAA